The following coding sequences are from one Virgibacillus necropolis window:
- a CDS encoding Bcr/CflA family efflux MFS transporter: protein MYHEQHEPVLHNPTGKKRLGLALLLGLLAFLGPLNIDMYLPSFPGIAQYFDTSAILVQASLTTCLLGLAIGQLVVGPISDAHGRKKPLLIATSLFALASILCAFAPNIAILIAARFLQGFTASAGVVLSRAVVRDVFSGKALTKFFALLMVINAVAPMIAPMVGGAILSFESGNWQSIFLFLGFIGILIVAIAAMKLKETLSPEKRIPSSFGATVVTMTNLLKDRSFIGYTLIVGFVHGGSFAYVSGTPFVYQNIYGVSPQIFSVLFGINGLAIITGSFIIGRFGGIIPEKKLLQAAVTIALTATSILLVMTVIEGPLTSIVILIFIYMITIGMVITSTFTLGMAKQGHRAGSASAVLGMLPLLLGSIFSPLAGINESSAVPMGAILFTTSLIGFSAFFLLVKKDQAEV, encoded by the coding sequence ATTTATCATGAACAACATGAACCTGTATTGCATAACCCGACAGGCAAAAAGCGTTTGGGATTAGCGCTGCTTCTCGGTCTGCTTGCGTTTCTAGGACCGCTTAATATCGACATGTATTTGCCCAGTTTCCCCGGTATTGCGCAGTATTTTGATACCAGTGCCATACTAGTGCAGGCCAGTTTAACAACATGTCTACTTGGACTTGCAATCGGTCAATTGGTAGTTGGACCGATCAGTGATGCACATGGCAGAAAAAAACCATTATTAATTGCTACTAGCCTGTTTGCATTAGCTTCCATTCTATGTGCATTTGCGCCTAATATTGCAATATTAATCGCAGCCCGATTTCTACAGGGATTCACGGCCTCAGCAGGCGTCGTGCTCTCGCGGGCTGTTGTTCGAGATGTGTTTAGCGGCAAAGCACTAACGAAATTTTTCGCGCTGTTAATGGTTATTAATGCTGTTGCACCAATGATTGCACCTATGGTTGGTGGTGCAATTCTGTCTTTTGAGTCCGGAAACTGGCAAAGTATCTTTTTATTTTTAGGCTTTATTGGTATCTTGATTGTGGCTATTGCTGCCATGAAATTAAAGGAGACACTGTCGCCAGAGAAACGGATACCAAGTTCGTTTGGTGCAACCGTTGTAACAATGACAAATTTGCTAAAGGACCGTTCGTTTATTGGATATACATTGATCGTTGGATTCGTACATGGGGGAAGTTTTGCCTATGTATCAGGAACACCGTTTGTTTATCAGAATATTTATGGCGTATCCCCGCAAATATTTAGTGTGCTATTTGGTATAAATGGACTGGCAATTATTACGGGAAGTTTTATTATAGGACGCTTTGGCGGAATTATTCCAGAAAAAAAACTGCTCCAAGCAGCCGTCACGATTGCGCTAACTGCAACATCCATTTTGCTTGTCATGACAGTGATTGAAGGACCGCTAACATCAATTGTCATATTGATTTTTATATACATGATCACAATAGGAATGGTTATCACAAGCACATTTACACTTGGAATGGCCAAACAGGGACACCGTGCCGGAAGTGCAAGTGCTGTCTTAGGCATGCTCCCGCTGCTGCTCGGTTCGATATTCTCACCGCTTGCCGGTATTAATGAATCATCCGCTGTCCCGATGGGTGCCATATTATTTACTACCTCACTCATTGGTTTTTCAGCTTTCTTCCTGCTGGTTAAAAAGGATCAGGCAGAAGTGTGA
- a CDS encoding DoxX family protein produces MLQHFSNGYVAKTLFQSSLPKVQGDDQTATQFKEGFKLSRRAMKFAGLLELVGSIFLFISIISKSGKKFARIGALMINIVLGGAIFKHLEAGHGVDGSKKALKLFGLNTLNFIETMRK; encoded by the coding sequence ATGCTACAACATTTCTCCAATGGTTATGTCGCAAAAACCCTTTTTCAAAGCAGCTTGCCAAAGGTGCAAGGTGATGACCAGACTGCAACGCAATTTAAAGAAGGCTTTAAATTATCCAGAAGGGCAATGAAGTTTGCAGGTCTTCTTGAATTGGTCGGTTCCATATTTTTATTTATATCAATAATATCCAAATCAGGAAAAAAATTTGCGAGAATTGGTGCGCTGATGATCAATATTGTTCTTGGCGGCGCCATTTTTAAACACCTTGAAGCTGGACATGGCGTGGATGGCTCAAAAAAAGCATTAAAATTGTTCGGTTTAAATACGCTTAATTTTATAGAAACCATGCGTAAGTAA